The region GTGAGGACGGCGTGAGGCAGCAATACATTCCCCTTGATGCTCCATTCGATGTGACGCTGGCTAATCCCGTCGGCATGTTTGGTCCCGGCGATCTATTCGGCGAAATGACTTGCTTGAGCTTTTACCCACGTTCGGCGACCGTGCGCGCCGCTGAGGATTGTGAGCTGCTGGAGATGTTGCGCAACGTGCTGGATTATCTTTACAAGCGCACCAAGACGCTCAAGCAACAACTGGATGATGCCTACCGCTTGCGGGCTATGGATAATCATCTGCGCAGCGTGCCGATCTTCGCGCAGTTGAGCGATGAGTTCATGGATCATTTGCGCCGGCGCGTTGAATTGCTGCGTTTGGAGCCAGGGGAAGTCATCTGTCGAGAAGGCGAGGTGGCCGATAGCTTCTATTTGGTTCGGCTGGGCTTTATCAAAGTGTCGCAACAGCGCCCTGGCGGCGAATTGGTATTGGCCTATCTAGGACGCGGGCAATTTTTCGGCGAAATGGGCTTGCTCACCGGCGAAGCGCGAACGGCCACGTGTCAGGCGCTGGATCACGCTGAAGTTGTCAAAATCAGCAAACAGGACTTCGGCCTGATGCTGCAACGATTCCCTGATGTTCGCGCCCAACTGGAAGCCGAAGCCGCTCGCCGCAAGCAGGCGACACAACTGATTGCGCAATCAGCGCCGGGCGTGCCGCTGGACGAATTTTTAGAGCAAGGATTGATGGAGGCGCAAAACGTGTTGCTCATTGATCTGGAGCGGTGCACACGTTGCGATGATTGTGTGCGCGCCTGCGCCGCTGCGCACGATGGCATCACACGGCTTGTTCGGGATGGGCTGCGCTATGACAAATATCTGGTGGCGACCTCCTGTCGCTCATGCCTCGATCCTGTCTGCATGATCGGCTGCCCGGTCGGTTCGATCCGTCGTCGTGAGACATTGGAAATCGTCATCGAAGATTGGTGTATCGGCTGTGCATTGTGCGCCAAGCAATGTCCCTACGGTAATATCAACATGCACGAATTTGAGCAGTTGGCGCCGGACCCAGAGCACCCCGGTCGCCAGAAAGCGGTTGTGGAAAAGAAAGCCACGACTTGCGATTTGTGTTTGGGATTAGCCGAACCCAGTTGTGTCTATGCCTGTCCGCATCAAGCGGCGTTGCGCGTCAACCCGCGTGAATTTTTCTCTCAACAACTGATCTCGCTTCGCCGCTCACCATAGGTCATCGGATGCTGATTGATCAGACTCACAAGGTGTGGATTCGCTGGACGGTGCTGCTGGCCGTCATCGCCACAGCCGCCTACATTCCGTATCATCTACTGTCGCTCAATGGGCCGTCTGGCGGCAGTTGGCCAGGCTTGATCTATGGCATCGCGGGATCGGCATTGATGCTCTATGCGGGGTTGCTCAGTCTCCGTAAGAAAATTCCTACGTGGCGCATCGGGCGAGCCGAAACGTGGATGCGCGGCCACCTGTGGCTGGGTTTGTTGAGTCTGCTGTTGATCTGCTTTCATGCCGGATTTCGTTTTGGCGGACCATTGACAACGGTGTTAATGTGGTTGCTGATAGGAATCATCCTCAGCGGCGTCTGGGGGCTGGCGCTGCAACAATTCTTGCCACGCCTGATGATGACTCAGGTTCCGGCGGAAACGATATATGAACAGATTGATCACGTCGTTGAGCAGTTAATTCAGGCGACCGATAGTTTGATTGAAGAAGTTTGCGGGCCGCTTGGCCTGCCGACGGAGGAGGCGGCGACCACGACGGTGGCTGCCGCCGTCGTTAAATCGGAAGGAGTGGTTAAGGGCAGGGTCGTTAAGAGTAAAACGAAACGAGCGAGCGGTGAACCCGTTGCCGGCAGTGAGCCATTGAAAGAATTTTACCTGACCGAGGCGCGACCCTTCCTTCAACATGGATCGGCTCGTCTGAGTCGGCTCGGTCAGGCCAAGCCGGCTGCTACATTGTTTGATCATCTGCGGACGTTGCTGCCGACGTCACTGCATCAGACTGTTGATGAATTGGCCGCCGCGTGCGATGAGCGGCGGCAACTGAGCTTGCAGGTCCGCTTGCACCATTGGTTGCATGGGTGGCTGTTTGTGCATGTGCCGCTCTCCATGGCCGTGTTGGTGCTCACCATCTGGCACATTGTCATGGCGCTGCGGTATTGATCCGATAATGGAGACACGTGCTGAGCGAGTCGGTCAGGTTTCATTATGGCGCGCGAACGAACGACGAAAGAGTTAGCCGAACGCATTGACTTGAACTATTTCAAGCGACCTCATCCGCTGCGTGTTCGGCTGCGGCAGACGATCATCGCGTCGGCGCTGCTGGCGGCCCTGTGGTTGATGGTGGAAACAACGCGAGGCCGTCAGCAAGCCTACTTACCTGGCCCGGTTTCTCTGAGCCACAAGATGTTTGAAGGTGATTGTCAGCAGTGTCATGCGCCAAACCAGCAAGGTATCTATTGGCGGCGCGTGTCTGACCAAGCGTGCTTGCGGTGTCATGATGCGCCGGCTCATCACGCGACGCAGACCTTCACGCCCGGCTGCGCCAGTTGCCACGTTGAACATCAAGGCGACGTCGTCCTAACCCGCATGAGCGACCGCCATTGCACGCAATGTCACGCCAGCTTGAAGACGACCGGGGCGTCGTCTCATGCAACTGCCTGTTTAGCTGTTGGGCATACGATTGAGCCAGCGGTTAGTGACTTCAGCCGTCGTCACCCTGAATTTGCCGTGTTGCGGGCGCGTGTGCCAGACCCGGCCAGGATCAAGCTCAATCATCAGGTTCATTTGAAACCGGACTTGAAGCATCTGGACAAACTCAAAGATCGCTCTCATGTAATTATTCGCGATGGCCGTGCGACGTTGGCCTGTAGTTACTGCCATCAACCTGATAGCCAGCGAGCTTACATGCAGCCGATCAATTACGAAAAGCATTGTATGGAGTGTCATCGGCTGGAGTTCAGCGCTCGCTTGCCGGGCGTGGTTGTGCCGCATGAGAAAGTCGAGGTGGTGATCGAGCACGCGCAGGATCGGTTGAGCCAATATGTAATCGAGCACCCCGAAGTGATCAATCAACGCCAGATCGAGTTGATTCGTCGGCTGCCGGGCCAGTCCCGATACGAGCAACTGCCGACGACGCCGCGCGCGTGGGTTGACCGGGAGATGGAAGATGTCAAGAAGTTGTTGTTTCGCAAGACCTGCGTTGAGTGTCACGAGCTGGAGATGAAAGAGCAGGCGTTACCGGCAGTCAGACCGCCCAATATTCCGGTTCGGTGGATGGTGCATAGCGCCTTTAGTCATCAGGCGCATCGCGCGCTGAGCTGCGTTGCCTGTCATACACAAACGCCGTCGAGCCAAAAGACGAGCGATGTGCTGATGCCCGGTATCGAGTCGTGCCGACAATGCCATAGTCCCGCTGGCGGCGCCGATTTTCGCTGCGCTCAATGCCATACGTATCATGACAAAAGCAAGGAACGCTCGCTGGAAGGCGCCGCCACGATTGAACAATTGCGACGCTGAGCGATGTTGGCCGAACCCCGATTTCATCGCCATCACAGCGCAACGAGCAAGGAAAAGATCGAGTGTAATACCATTAGTCCGGAGAAAAGCCATTCTTGAGCCAGAAGCCAGGGGCAAGGAGCCAGGGGCATAATACCAATAGTCTAGAGAAAGGCCGTGTTTGAGTCACTTTATCGCGTGTCGAGAGCTTTCACAAACTTTCGATAAACGCGCGGATTTGCTCAACGCCGCGTTCCAACGCCTCCATCGAGTTGGCGTAGGAAATGCGCAAGTAGCCTTCGACGCCGAATGCGGAACCCGCGGTCAAGGCGACGTGGAAGTCTTCGAGTAATCTGAGTTGAACTTCATCCGATGTCTGCAGTGGCCCGTTGGCCAGCAAGTGTTTGATATTGACAAAGGCATAGAACGCGCCGTCCGGCATGTCGCAGTGAATGCCCGGCAGTTGATTCAGCGCCGGTATGAGGTAATCACGCCGGCGGCGGTATTCGTTCAGCATTGCTTCAACTGGTTCACGCGGGCCACGCAAGGCAGCCAGGGCGGCCTTTTGTGAGATAGACGTGGGATTGGATGTAGAGTGACTGGCCACCTTGACCATCTCGTCAATCCACGCTTGTGGACCGAGCGCGTAGCCGAGTCGCCAGCCGGTCATGGCATAGGTTTTTGATAACGAGCCGCAGATCATGAGATGGGATCGTAGCTCGTTGGGCAACTGACCGGCGCAGAACCGAACAGCGGGTGGATAGACGAACTCACGGTAGCATTCATCAGCGATGATATAGAGGCCGTGCGCCACAGCCGTTTCTACGATCTGCCGATAGGTTTCTGGAGGGATCACCCGTCCGGTCGGATTGCACGGGGAATTGAGGATCAGCAGGCGTGATCGGGGCGTGATGTGAGCCTGCACCAGGTCAGCGGTC is a window of Blastocatellia bacterium DNA encoding:
- a CDS encoding cyclic nucleotide-binding domain-containing protein, yielding MPKALTQATLEYGEPLTPEELLQIPIFQEVARTFLEKNQGSVVRRRFKKGEIICREGEYGSTAFYLLKGRCEVFISSPIAHVKSRKEEGRGTGFLGLVRKFTSALVGRQERPREDGVRQQYIPLDAPFDVTLANPVGMFGPGDLFGEMTCLSFYPRSATVRAAEDCELLEMLRNVLDYLYKRTKTLKQQLDDAYRLRAMDNHLRSVPIFAQLSDEFMDHLRRRVELLRLEPGEVICREGEVADSFYLVRLGFIKVSQQRPGGELVLAYLGRGQFFGEMGLLTGEARTATCQALDHAEVVKISKQDFGLMLQRFPDVRAQLEAEAARRKQATQLIAQSAPGVPLDEFLEQGLMEAQNVLLIDLERCTRCDDCVRACAAAHDGITRLVRDGLRYDKYLVATSCRSCLDPVCMIGCPVGSIRRRETLEIVIEDWCIGCALCAKQCPYGNINMHEFEQLAPDPEHPGRQKAVVEKKATTCDLCLGLAEPSCVYACPHQAALRVNPREFFSQQLISLRRSP
- a CDS encoding pyridoxal phosphate-dependent aminotransferase — protein: MMSQSTPFPRSQRVSHMQPSSTLLVVQAAARLRAQGIQVIDLGAGEPDFPTPHHIKQAAQQAIADNFTKYTPAAGIPELKQAIVESLYAEYQVEYTPAQVIATAGAKQAIFNAIVSLINPGDEVLIPSPYWVTFPEIVAFAQGRSVYIDTEPTGFHLTADLVQAHITPRSRLLILNSPCNPTGRVIPPETYRQIVETAVAHGLYIIADECYREFVYPPAVRFCAGQLPNELRSHLMICGSLSKTYAMTGWRLGYALGPQAWIDEMVKVASHSTSNPTSISQKAALAALRGPREPVEAMLNEYRRRRDYLIPALNQLPGIHCDMPDGAFYAFVNIKHLLANGPLQTSDEVQLRLLEDFHVALTAGSAFGVEGYLRISYANSMEALERGVEQIRAFIESL